The genomic stretch TTCTGAGACGTATCTTATTGCGGCTGAGGCTTATGGTCGCATGGAGAATTACGGCCAGGCACTCCAGTACATCAATGAGGTAAGGCAAAGAGCAGCTTATCAGGCAGGTGAGGAAAGAGGCAGGGTGTATCATCTTGCTGAGGAAGTGCCTTATGAGGAAAATGGCAGTACTGCGGAAGATATGATCGCGACAGAAGCGGCGTTTACGCCCGGGACGCCAGAAGCTGCCACTGAAATCTACCCTGAAGGAGTAGGATCCAAGGCAGACATGTTTGTGCACTTTATTCTGAATGAGCGAGCCAGGGAGTTGTTGGGTGAATTTCACCGATGGGTGGACCTTTCCCGTACAGGTACATTGCTCCAGCGTGCCAGGGCATTTAATCCAGAAGCGGCTCCTAATATTACTGATCGACATATCTTGAGGCCAGTCCCCCAGAGTTATCTGGATGCGCTGATCATCGATGGCCAGCCATTAACTGCCGCTGAAAAAGATGCCATGCAGAATCCAGGATACTAGGAAAAGTTAAAATGGATTTTATCCATGTAAAAACCAGTTCCCATTGGGGAGCTGGTTTTTTTATGTTCAAATCAAACAACTTTTTATTTATCAGCGGTTTATAAGAATCTCTGTATTTTTCCTTTTATATACATTTTGGGACAAATCAATGTTTTTAGACTTGATATTATCCTTCTTTGAACTGTCTAACCGACAGGTTATGCCCATAAAATATTGGAGGGAAGGTTCTTTGGTGCCAATCGTTAAAACCACACTGTTTTACGGGCTTTTTATCTGAATTTTTTATTTACCATTAATATTTCGATAACCTCAAAATCCATTCGTATGAAAAAATTGACCTTAATTACGGCAATCGTTACAGGAGGCATGTTTTCCTGTCAGGATTATTTGGACGATCCGGCTCCTGGCGGAAGCCATGACACTCCTGATGGTATCCACTCTCTCGTACGGGGAGCTTATAAGGACTTAAGATTTCACCATATCGGGGAATGGTCCTATGCCCTGAACGTTTATGGGACCGACTTATTCCGAAATACTGGCAGGTATGGGGATCCTAGTGAAAATCACGGTCTTTTTGACGAATATACCGAGGCTCTAAATCCTACTGAAAGTAATATTCTTTTGCCTTTTTGGGATAACATGTATCGGCAGATCAACCAATGTAACAAGGGAATAGCAAAAATCCCTGAGGTATTTGACCAACCAGAGAATGCTGCTGCTGGAGATAAGTATATGGGCGAGCTACTATTTATAAGGGCGTTTAACTATTTGGAATTGGTGGAGCAATTTGGCGGGGTGCCCTTGCAGCTGGAGCATGTTTCAGGAGATGATGTAATTGCTCCCAGAGCAGAGGTGGCTGAGAATTTACGTGCCATCATCCATGATTTACGCCGTGCTGAATCCCTGTTGCCGGATATGATCCATTCAAATAAAATCACCAAATCTGCTGCTCAGCATTTTTTGGCCAAGGCATATCTTTTCAGGGCGAGTGAAAGAAACGCTGAGATTACCGAAGTTACGGATTTGGACAGTGCAGCCTATTATGCGGAGCAAGTGATCAACTTTTCAGGAAGGACACTGGCACCTGATTTTAATGATCTCTTTGAATACACCGCCGTCAATGGCCCTAACGAAAGCCTTTCTGAGATTATCTTAGCATCAGATTTTGATGATAGTGACGAATTGTCCGGCAACCAGACACATATGTATTTCCTGAATGATTATACCAAATATCCTGGCATGAGCCTGAACCTCCAAGATGGTCTTCCAAAAAGTCGTATAAGGACTACCATCTATGCACTGGAAAATTTCAGGGGGTCAAGAGATACGAGACTATACAAATCCTTTCAGACCGCTTATATTGCCAATGAACAAAGCGAAGAAATTCCTACATGGAGAGAAGAAAATGCACCACGTCCCGAGTTAGTGGGGACACCGAAATTTGATTTGGGAGATACTGCTGTTTTTATGGTTCCGACCAGACAGGATTTTTATGCCGATGCGGGGGCTTCTTATCAAGATTATAAAGATTCGTTTGCACCGTTGGTGTTATTTAGATGGATGAACATTGATGCAGACATTTGGCAATCTGACTGGAACCATGATGTGTTCATTTCATTGACCAAATACAGGGATCCAATGCGAGCTAGTCCTGATGATACGGAAGGAACCAAAGATGGGATTTTGGCCAGACTCGCAGAGACGTACTTGATTGCAGCAGAGGCTTATGGCCGCAAAGGAGAGTATGGCAAAGCAGTGGAGTATATCAACGTGGTGAGACGAAGGGCTGCGTATAAAGAAGGAGAAGATCGGTA from Echinicola soli encodes the following:
- a CDS encoding RagB/SusD family nutrient uptake outer membrane protein encodes the protein MKKLTLITAIVTGGMFSCQDYLDDPAPGGSHDTPDGIHSLVRGAYKDLRFHHIGEWSYALNVYGTDLFRNTGRYGDPSENHGLFDEYTEALNPTESNILLPFWDNMYRQINQCNKGIAKIPEVFDQPENAAAGDKYMGELLFIRAFNYLELVEQFGGVPLQLEHVSGDDVIAPRAEVAENLRAIIHDLRRAESLLPDMIHSNKITKSAAQHFLAKAYLFRASERNAEITEVTDLDSAAYYAEQVINFSGRTLAPDFNDLFEYTAVNGPNESLSEIILASDFDDSDELSGNQTHMYFLNDYTKYPGMSLNLQDGLPKSRIRTTIYALENFRGSRDTRLYKSFQTAYIANEQSEEIPTWREENAPRPELVGTPKFDLGDTAVFMVPTRQDFYADAGASYQDYKDSFAPLVLFRWMNIDADIWQSDWNHDVFISLTKYRDPMRASPDDTEGTKDGILARLAETYLIAAEAYGRKGEYGKAVEYINVVRRRAAYKEGEDRYGFRYLIEPVREFDKRASGMSITEDVFNPKTTESNTQIYPTRSSYFVEDRFIHFILNERARELMGEFHRWVDLSRTATLEVRVHRFYRNSMRRNLVPEIHQLRPIPQSYLDELKVDGVPLTPEEKSAMQNPGY